GTTCACGGGGAAGTGCAGTCATGGTGACGAGTATAACGGTGGTCTCCGCCTATGGGGACCGCCTGCCGTGGGCGGTACAATGCCGCCATGAACCACGTGGGCAAAGACACCAGCGCTGAACTGGATATGCAGACGCTTGCCGGGCGTATACGGCGATGGGGCCGGGAACTGGGGTTCCAGGAGGTCGGGATCACGGACACGGACCTGGGGCCCACCGAGGAGCGGCTGGAGGCCTGGCTGGCGGACGGGCGCCACGGCACCATGGAGTGGATGGCCCGCCACGGCCGCAAGCGGACCCGCCCTGAAGACCTGGTGCCCGGGACGCACCGCGTGATCAGCGTGCGCATGGACTACCACCCCGGGCACCAGGCTGCATCCGCCGACACCACCCTGGACGACCCCGGCAAGGCCTTCGTCTCCCGCTACGCCCTGGGGCGGGACTACCACAAGCTCATGCGCAAACGACTGCAGCGCCTGGCCTCATGGATCGAGGCGGAGACCGGGAGCCGCGGCTATCGCGCCTTCGTGGACAGCGCCCCGGTGATGGAAAAGCCGCTTGCGGAAAAGGCTGGCCTGGGATGGATCGGCAAGCATACGCTGCTGCTGAACCATCGCGCCGGCTCGTGGTTCTTCCTCGGCGAGATCTACACCGATCTGCCCCTGCCCGTGGACACCCCGGGTACGGATCACTGCGGCAGCTGCCGCGCATGCATCGACATCTGCCCCACCGGCGCCATCACCGGCCCCTATCAGCTGGACGCGCGGCTGTGCGTGTCCTACCTCACCATCGAGCACCAGGGCAGTATCCCGGAGGAGTTGCGGCCGCTGATGGGCAACCGCATCTTCGGCTGTGACGACTGCCAGATGGTCTGCCCCTGGAACAAGTTCGCCCGGCCCACGGATGAGGCGGACTTTCACCCGCGCCACGGCCTGGATACGGCGGCGTTG
The DNA window shown above is from Aquisalimonas sp. 2447 and carries:
- the queG gene encoding tRNA epoxyqueuosine(34) reductase QueG, producing MNHVGKDTSAELDMQTLAGRIRRWGRELGFQEVGITDTDLGPTEERLEAWLADGRHGTMEWMARHGRKRTRPEDLVPGTHRVISVRMDYHPGHQAASADTTLDDPGKAFVSRYALGRDYHKLMRKRLQRLASWIEAETGSRGYRAFVDSAPVMEKPLAEKAGLGWIGKHTLLLNHRAGSWFFLGEIYTDLPLPVDTPGTDHCGSCRACIDICPTGAITGPYQLDARLCVSYLTIEHQGSIPEELRPLMGNRIFGCDDCQMVCPWNKFARPTDEADFHPRHGLDTAALIALFAWDEATFLARTEGSAIRRLGHHRWLRNIAVALGNAPSTPEVCDALLARRDHPDDVVREHVGWALARHGEQGL